A window of Pedobacter lusitanus contains these coding sequences:
- a CDS encoding YncE family protein, with product MKKQITYRLSLAVLLSVSLFACRKDPQPLPEEVVVVPPAKPTPAKGFYLVNEGNMNMNRASLDYMDLTTGVYRKNIYNQANPEVVKGLGDVGNDIGVYGSKLYVVVNISNKVEVMDVKTGKRIKQINITNCRYITFSKGKAYVSAYLGTVGDPAAPNGIVAQIDTTSLTETRRVDVGRQPEEMAVVGEKLYVANSGGYTPSNYERTVSVIDLNSFQVINKIDVAVNLHRLKADKYGDLYVTSRGDYYDIPSKLFVIDTKTDKVKKTFDIGVSNLAIDDDSAYFYSTEFSYVTGGYVIAYGIIDVKNEVLTDKKFITDGTDKEISIPYGIAVNPFTKDVFVTDARDYVSPGTLYSFDPAGKKKYQVTTGDIPAHFAFVY from the coding sequence ATGAAAAAACAAATTACTTATCGTTTATCACTGGCAGTCTTGTTATCAGTATCTCTGTTTGCCTGCAGGAAAGACCCGCAGCCGCTTCCTGAAGAAGTGGTAGTTGTGCCTCCGGCAAAACCTACACCCGCCAAAGGATTTTACCTGGTTAATGAAGGAAACATGAACATGAACAGAGCTTCATTGGATTACATGGATTTAACAACAGGTGTTTATCGCAAAAATATCTATAATCAGGCTAATCCAGAGGTTGTCAAAGGCCTTGGAGATGTGGGTAATGATATCGGTGTGTACGGATCTAAATTGTACGTAGTGGTTAATATCTCCAATAAAGTCGAAGTGATGGATGTGAAAACAGGTAAACGTATCAAGCAGATTAATATCACAAACTGCAGATATATTACTTTCAGTAAAGGTAAAGCTTATGTAAGTGCTTATCTGGGTACGGTCGGGGATCCGGCGGCTCCAAATGGTATTGTTGCACAGATTGATACGACATCACTGACAGAAACCAGAAGAGTGGATGTTGGCCGTCAGCCGGAAGAAATGGCTGTTGTCGGAGAAAAATTATATGTTGCCAATTCTGGTGGTTATACTCCAAGTAATTATGAAAGAACAGTCTCTGTAATTGATTTAAACAGCTTTCAGGTTATCAATAAAATTGATGTTGCGGTTAACCTGCATCGCCTTAAAGCCGATAAATACGGTGATTTATATGTGACTTCCAGAGGTGATTATTATGATATACCTTCTAAACTTTTTGTCATTGATACCAAGACTGACAAAGTGAAGAAGACCTTTGATATCGGCGTAAGTAATTTGGCTATTGATGATGATTCTGCCTATTTCTATAGCACTGAATTCAGTTATGTAACCGGCGGATATGTAATTGCCTATGGTATTATTGATGTTAAAAATGAAGTGCTGACCGATAAAAAATTCATTACTGACGGAACGGATAAAGAAATCAGTATCCCTTATGGAATAGCAGTTAATCCTTTTACAAAGGATGTATTTGTAACTGATGCCAGGGATTATGTTTCTCCTGGTACCTTATACAGTTTTGACCCGGCTGGTAAAAAGAAATACCAGGTAACCACGGGCGATATCCCTGCACATTTTGCTTTTGTTTATTAA
- a CDS encoding TonB-dependent receptor → MIKRKFAFDGICNSFFGFSAILWLGLAMPCSSFAQTDSVKKAKELNEVSIRAVKLGKRQLSASPLQILSGKDLERISSLSVADAIRFFSGVQLKDYGGIGGLKTINVRSMGTNHTAVFYDGVQLGNAQNGQVDLGKFSLDNIEEIELYNGQKSNIFQSARGFASGSSVYLNARQPEFEKGQYNHIRAAVKTGSFGLINPTLLWQHKISEKVSASVSTEYKNANGRYKFHYTNGVYDSVFVRKNADIETMRIEAGLNGKLPDSSAWTAKVYFYKDKQGLPGAIVNSVYDFTQRLWNENFFAQTTYKKEAGRYNLMVAAKFANDYSRYLNPDYVKEDGLLNNVYKQREFYLSLANRYKINSFWDVVLSGDYQRNTLDANLERFPYPTRNTLLTAVASQIHFNRIDIQANLLNTYVNDKVEQYYSAGNKQMLSPTVMVSWQPFNPKEFRIRSFYKNIFRMPTFNDLYYTQIGNTFLRPEYTKQYDLGFTYIRAFENKLLQQISVQTDAYYNTVKDKIVAVPGANLFRWSMQNIGRVEIKGLDVNVQTAWKIAGDLLLNTGLTYTYQQALNVTDVKLNYRNQIPYIPLNSGTFLLGADWKNFAMNYSYIYTGQRYDQSANNANNYVPAWYTHDIAFHYTRIMGRQRFRLSAEVNNLLNQYYDVITNFPMPGRSYRFTLAYSY, encoded by the coding sequence ATGATCAAAAGAAAATTTGCCTTTGATGGCATCTGTAATTCTTTTTTCGGCTTTTCTGCTATCTTATGGCTAGGACTTGCTATGCCCTGCAGTTCTTTTGCCCAGACTGATTCTGTTAAAAAAGCGAAAGAGCTTAATGAAGTCTCTATCCGCGCAGTTAAACTGGGTAAACGCCAGCTTTCAGCCTCTCCTTTACAAATTTTATCGGGCAAAGACCTGGAAAGAATAAGTAGTTTATCTGTAGCTGATGCTATCCGTTTTTTTTCTGGAGTACAATTGAAAGACTATGGTGGGATAGGAGGCTTAAAGACGATTAATGTCCGCAGTATGGGAACTAATCATACGGCTGTTTTTTATGATGGGGTGCAATTGGGAAATGCGCAGAACGGTCAGGTTGATTTAGGAAAATTCTCATTAGATAATATTGAAGAGATAGAATTGTACAACGGGCAGAAAAGCAATATTTTTCAATCAGCCAGAGGTTTTGCTTCCGGAAGTTCTGTTTATCTGAATGCCAGACAGCCAGAGTTTGAAAAGGGGCAATATAATCATATCAGAGCTGCTGTTAAAACGGGTTCATTTGGTCTGATCAACCCAACGTTACTCTGGCAGCACAAAATCAGTGAGAAGGTATCAGCTTCTGTCAGTACAGAATATAAGAATGCCAATGGCAGATATAAATTTCATTATACCAATGGGGTATATGACTCTGTATTCGTGCGGAAAAATGCGGATATAGAAACCATGCGGATAGAGGCAGGGCTGAATGGCAAATTGCCTGACAGCAGTGCATGGACGGCAAAAGTTTATTTCTATAAGGATAAACAGGGGCTGCCTGGGGCAATTGTAAACAGTGTTTATGATTTTACCCAACGTTTATGGAATGAGAATTTCTTTGCGCAAACCACCTATAAAAAAGAAGCGGGCCGGTATAATCTGATGGTAGCTGCAAAATTTGCAAATGATTACAGCAGATATCTGAATCCTGATTATGTCAAAGAGGATGGACTGTTAAATAATGTTTATAAACAGCGGGAGTTCTATTTATCACTGGCTAACCGTTATAAAATCAACTCCTTCTGGGATGTTGTATTATCTGGTGACTATCAGCGTAATACGCTGGACGCTAATCTGGAACGATTTCCGTATCCCACCAGGAATACACTGTTGACCGCAGTGGCTTCACAGATACATTTTAACAGAATAGATATACAGGCCAATCTGTTAAATACCTATGTCAATGATAAGGTAGAACAATATTATTCTGCCGGGAATAAACAGATGCTTTCGCCGACAGTAATGGTTTCCTGGCAGCCTTTTAATCCTAAAGAGTTCCGCATCCGCAGTTTCTATAAGAACATTTTCAGGATGCCGACTTTTAACGATTTATACTATACTCAGATTGGTAATACATTTCTCCGGCCGGAATATACAAAACAGTATGATTTAGGGTTTACTTATATCAGGGCTTTTGAAAATAAACTCCTTCAGCAGATCTCCGTTCAGACAGATGCCTATTATAATACGGTTAAAGATAAGATTGTTGCTGTACCGGGAGCCAACCTGTTCCGCTGGAGTATGCAGAATATTGGTCGTGTGGAGATTAAAGGACTGGATGTAAATGTGCAGACTGCCTGGAAGATTGCTGGTGATTTACTTTTGAATACCGGGCTTACCTATACTTATCAGCAGGCACTGAATGTAACTGATGTCAAATTGAATTACAGGAATCAGATACCTTATATCCCTCTGAACAGTGGTACTTTTCTTTTAGGCGCAGACTGGAAAAACTTTGCGATGAACTATAGTTATATCTATACCGGGCAGAGATATGACCAGAGTGCCAATAATGCCAATAATTATGTACCTGCCTGGTATACGCATGATATTGCTTTTCACTATACCAGGATCATGGGCAGACAGCGCTTCCGGCTGTCAGCAGAAGTTAATAATCTGCTGAACCAGTATTATGATGTGATCACCAATTTTCCAATGCCCGGCCGTTCTTACCGGTTCACCTTAGCATATTCCTATTAA
- a CDS encoding polyphosphate kinase 2 family protein, whose amino-acid sequence MSKETDRFLAPAGQKIRLKDYSTHYDGDTGKKVGKATLTAIKEKLSDYQETLYAENSHSVLIIFQAMDAAGKDSAIAHVMSGLNPQGCEVHSFKTPNASEYAHDFLWRHYIALPQRGKIGIHNRSHYENVLVCKVHPEYILNERIPGYDEVKKIDKNFWKARYESIRNFEQQLTENGTVILKFFLYVSEEEQKIRFLDRINDATKNWKFSSGDIAERALWKDYMAAYEDAITETSTENAPWYIIPADKKWFARLTISQILEETFKGMKLKYPVLPEEEMAKLEEYKRKLMGED is encoded by the coding sequence ATGAGTAAAGAAACCGACCGCTTTTTAGCACCAGCAGGGCAGAAAATCAGATTAAAGGACTATAGTACCCATTATGATGGAGATACTGGTAAAAAGGTCGGTAAGGCAACACTTACAGCAATTAAGGAAAAACTAAGTGATTATCAGGAAACGCTGTATGCTGAAAACTCGCATTCGGTGCTGATCATTTTTCAGGCAATGGATGCTGCGGGAAAAGATAGTGCGATTGCACATGTGATGTCTGGTTTGAATCCTCAGGGTTGTGAGGTTCATAGTTTTAAAACACCTAATGCCAGTGAGTATGCGCATGATTTCTTATGGAGACATTATATCGCACTGCCTCAGCGGGGAAAGATTGGTATTCACAACAGATCGCATTATGAAAATGTGCTGGTTTGTAAAGTTCATCCGGAATATATTCTGAATGAAAGGATTCCCGGATATGATGAGGTGAAAAAAATAGATAAAAATTTTTGGAAAGCGCGTTATGAAAGTATACGTAATTTTGAACAGCAGCTTACTGAAAATGGAACAGTGATTCTTAAATTCTTTCTTTATGTATCTGAAGAAGAACAAAAGATACGTTTTCTGGATAGAATCAATGATGCTACAAAGAACTGGAAATTTTCATCAGGCGATATTGCTGAAAGAGCACTCTGGAAAGATTATATGGCTGCTTATGAGGATGCGATTACCGAAACTTCGACTGAGAATGCCCCTTGGTATATCATACCGGCTGATAAAAAGTGGTTTGCCCGGTTAACTATCAGTCAGATTCTGGAAGAAACTTTTAAAGGGATGAAACTCAAATACCCTGTACTTCCTGAAGAGGAAATGGCTAAACTGGAAGAGTACAAGAGAAAATTAATGGGAGAGGATTAA
- a CDS encoding transglycosylase domain-containing protein, protein MFKEIHNKYLRYFSVFIFCIIIFFCALQLNFLWLFGYSPSYKDIKLPTQSVGSELYTSDGKLIGRYYKENRTPVIFKQISPSVINALVATEDARFYKHMGIDFRSLLSSGISTATGDKRGASTITQQLAKNMYRTRYNKSQGFIKHIPVIRTIVSKLKEWMTAVKLEANYSKNEIITMYLNTVSFGNNAYGIKTAARVYFDKQTDSLSVPESALLVGMLKGTTTYNPVRYPERALERRNVSLSQMNKYGYITATELTQYKNTPVKLKEGREEEGSDGDSYLRAAVAKYLESWCNKNGYDLYEDGLKIYTTIDSKLQKYAEEAVAEQMKVVQRRFYSVWGNEDPWEDSEKKKVDYPGRAMKNLPVYAMLEKKFAKQPDSVAAYFNKKKKMKIFTYKGDRDTLFSTMDSIRYYGKIMNTGMMTLDPFNGKIKVWVGGLDHKFFKYDHVNQSKRQAGSTFKPFAYLAALESGMSPCDTFIDKPVKIKYEEKGKTEYWEPRNANWQNTYRETSLRAAMGRSVNTITAQVTEKVGWENVVKWAHECGIDSHLESVPSVSLGPNDVSVFEMVRAYGTFLNKGVRTDPILVEKIADQDGNVLEDFVAKTKKILSEEIAWLMLYMFKGGMEEPGGTSRALWEWDLWKENNQIGGKTGTSSDYVDAWYMGITKDLVTGVWVGCDERSAHFKNGETGEGSRTALPIFAKFMEKVYHDKSTGYTYGPFPKATVPITTKYNCPTPVYSVDTTKTDSVATDSLHVAAPADGNAPVEKQDELKSETQKTPEPAIKQLVPVVPLTRKEERELRRKKRQEEKEKKKEEEKKKEDEKKKNEGKTN, encoded by the coding sequence ATGTTTAAAGAGATCCATAATAAATACCTGCGTTACTTTTCAGTATTTATTTTCTGTATCATCATTTTCTTTTGCGCACTTCAATTAAACTTTTTGTGGCTTTTTGGCTACTCCCCTTCTTACAAGGATATTAAACTACCTACGCAAAGTGTGGGTTCAGAACTATACACTTCGGATGGCAAACTGATTGGCAGATACTATAAGGAAAACCGTACACCTGTAATCTTTAAACAGATTTCACCAAGTGTAATCAATGCACTGGTTGCTACAGAAGATGCCAGGTTCTATAAACATATGGGTATTGATTTCCGCTCATTATTATCAAGTGGAATTTCAACCGCTACAGGTGATAAAAGAGGTGCAAGTACCATCACACAGCAGCTGGCTAAAAACATGTACCGTACCAGGTATAACAAATCACAGGGCTTTATTAAACATATTCCTGTAATCAGAACCATAGTTTCTAAATTAAAGGAATGGATGACAGCAGTAAAGCTGGAAGCCAATTATTCTAAAAATGAGATTATCACCATGTATCTCAATACCGTTTCATTCGGTAACAATGCTTATGGAATCAAAACAGCCGCAAGAGTATATTTTGATAAACAAACTGATTCATTAAGTGTGCCCGAATCCGCTCTTTTAGTAGGGATGCTGAAAGGAACCACGACCTATAATCCTGTTCGCTATCCTGAAAGAGCACTGGAAAGAAGAAATGTTTCTTTATCACAGATGAACAAATACGGATATATTACCGCTACAGAACTTACCCAATATAAAAACACCCCGGTTAAACTTAAAGAAGGCAGAGAAGAAGAAGGTAGTGATGGTGATTCTTACCTGAGAGCTGCAGTGGCTAAATATCTGGAAAGCTGGTGTAATAAAAATGGCTATGACCTTTATGAAGACGGGCTGAAAATCTATACCACGATCGACTCTAAACTGCAAAAATACGCAGAAGAGGCTGTTGCTGAACAGATGAAAGTAGTGCAGAGAAGATTTTACAGTGTATGGGGAAATGAAGATCCATGGGAGGATTCTGAAAAAAAGAAAGTTGATTATCCTGGACGCGCAATGAAAAACCTTCCGGTTTATGCCATGCTGGAGAAAAAATTTGCTAAACAGCCGGATTCAGTAGCAGCTTATTTTAATAAAAAGAAAAAGATGAAAATTTTCACCTACAAAGGTGATCGTGATACCCTTTTTTCTACGATGGATTCTATCCGTTATTACGGTAAGATCATGAATACAGGTATGATGACTTTAGATCCGTTTAATGGTAAAATCAAAGTTTGGGTTGGCGGACTGGATCATAAATTCTTCAAGTATGACCACGTCAATCAGTCTAAGCGCCAGGCTGGCTCTACATTCAAGCCTTTTGCTTATCTGGCAGCACTTGAAAGTGGCATGAGCCCCTGCGATACCTTTATTGATAAACCTGTTAAAATCAAATATGAGGAAAAAGGTAAAACAGAATACTGGGAGCCAAGAAATGCCAACTGGCAAAACACTTACAGAGAGACTTCTTTGCGTGCAGCAATGGGCCGTTCAGTCAACACAATCACAGCACAGGTCACTGAAAAGGTAGGCTGGGAAAATGTAGTTAAATGGGCCCATGAATGTGGTATTGACAGTCATCTGGAATCAGTACCTTCTGTAAGTTTAGGCCCGAATGACGTTTCTGTATTTGAAATGGTCAGAGCTTACGGTACATTCCTGAACAAAGGGGTAAGAACCGATCCTATTTTAGTAGAGAAGATTGCTGATCAGGATGGTAATGTACTGGAAGATTTCGTAGCTAAAACCAAGAAAATACTTTCTGAGGAGATTGCCTGGTTAATGCTGTATATGTTCAAAGGTGGGATGGAAGAACCCGGAGGAACTTCAAGAGCCCTGTGGGAATGGGACCTGTGGAAAGAGAATAACCAGATTGGTGGTAAAACAGGAACATCTTCTGACTATGTGGATGCCTGGTATATGGGAATTACAAAAGACCTGGTGACTGGTGTCTGGGTTGGTTGTGATGAACGTTCAGCACACTTTAAAAATGGTGAAACCGGCGAAGGTTCACGTACGGCTTTACCTATTTTCGCCAAGTTTATGGAAAAGGTATACCATGATAAGAGTACGGGTTATACTTATGGACCATTCCCGAAAGCGACTGTTCCAATTACAACGAAATATAACTGCCCTACCCCGGTATACAGCGTAGATACGACTAAAACCGATAGCGTAGCAACGGATTCTCTTCATGTGGCTGCACCTGCAGATGGCAATGCTCCTGTTGAAAAACAGGACGAGCTAAAAAGCGAAACTCAGAAAACACCTGAGCCGGCTATCAAACAGCTTGTTCCTGTAGTGCCTTTAACCAGAAAAGAAGAAAGAGAACTGAGAAGGAAAAAACGTCAGGAAGAGAAAGAGAAGAAAAAAGAAGAAGAAAAGAAAAAGGAAGACGAGAAGAAAAAAAACGAGGGTAAAACAAATTAA
- a CDS encoding ORF6N domain-containing protein translates to MENNTMQEDRVTDEMIMNHIYVLRGQKVMIDTDLARLYEFDSSRIRNILKKHADRFPDDFMFKLNGEDELSLIHQDSTVKRNPRVKATPVAFTEQGLFMLSGMLHSKQAIIINIRIIRIFSLIRQILPDFPELYREMETFKNKLLGSDT, encoded by the coding sequence ATGGAGAATAACACAATGCAGGAGGATAGGGTAACCGATGAAATGATTATGAATCATATCTATGTGCTCAGAGGGCAAAAGGTCATGATTGATACTGATCTGGCCAGGCTATATGAATTTGATAGCAGCAGGATCAGGAATATACTTAAAAAGCATGCTGATCGTTTCCCGGATGACTTTATGTTTAAACTGAATGGTGAAGATGAGCTTTCGTTAATTCATCAGGATAGTACTGTAAAGCGAAATCCCAGGGTAAAAGCTACTCCGGTTGCCTTTACAGAACAGGGCCTGTTTATGTTATCAGGAATGCTTCATAGTAAACAGGCCATCATCATCAATATCAGAATTATACGGATTTTTAGTCTGATCAGACAGATACTTCCGGATTTTCCTGAGCTGTACAGAGAAATGGAAACGTTTAAAAATAAGCTGTTAGGCTCAGATACGTAA
- a CDS encoding GIY-YIG nuclease family protein gives MRKFVYIVTDRNRTSLHVGMSADLIKTLDFYKQMPSLFFDSGQQLTRLVYFEEFKTEAQALSRFKLISRFTRMQKERLVRSCNPDWVDLTIGLDFEHITMSRPLSTQVRIPLGIMS, from the coding sequence ATGAGAAAATTTGTCTACATCGTGACCGATAGAAACCGTACCAGTTTACATGTTGGAATGAGCGCTGATTTAATTAAGACGCTTGATTTTTATAAGCAAATGCCAAGTCTGTTTTTTGACAGCGGGCAGCAACTTACCCGATTGGTTTATTTTGAAGAGTTCAAAACAGAAGCGCAGGCGCTTAGCCGTTTTAAGCTGATCAGCCGATTTACCAGAATGCAGAAGGAACGGTTGGTCCGCTCCTGTAATCCGGATTGGGTTGATCTGACTATAGGTCTTGATTTTGAGCATATCACGATGAGCAGACCTTTATCCACGCAGGTGAGAATACCACTGGGCATTATGTCTTAA
- a CDS encoding XRE family transcriptional regulator: MSNISINLKYLRKKKGHTQQQFADLMGIKRSLVGAYEEDRAEPKYDLLKKIAEHYELTMDEFINEIINDNWKPKLKSQGSNLRILSISVDQSDNENIEMVPVKASAGYLNGFADPEYIKDLPKFQLPLPALKHGTFRAFEIVGDSMLPIQPGSIIIGEYMDNWNDVKTGETYVIVSKNEGVVYKRAGNRFKENKELKLISDNKLYDPYQVPAEDILEIWKAKAYISSSLPDATPEPTMETLTNMMSQMQKSLSQMNKN; encoded by the coding sequence ATGTCGAATATTTCCATAAACCTCAAATACCTCAGAAAGAAAAAAGGCCATACACAACAGCAATTTGCTGATTTGATGGGAATTAAAAGATCACTGGTGGGAGCTTATGAAGAAGACCGCGCAGAACCGAAATATGATTTGCTAAAAAAAATAGCAGAACACTATGAATTAACCATGGATGAATTCATTAACGAGATCATCAATGATAACTGGAAACCTAAACTAAAAAGCCAGGGTTCGAATTTAAGAATACTTAGTATTTCAGTTGATCAGAGTGACAATGAGAATATCGAAATGGTTCCGGTAAAAGCCAGCGCGGGTTATCTGAATGGTTTCGCTGACCCGGAATACATTAAGGATCTGCCTAAATTCCAGCTGCCCCTCCCCGCTTTAAAACACGGAACTTTCAGAGCTTTTGAAATTGTAGGAGATTCTATGCTGCCTATTCAGCCGGGAAGTATAATTATCGGTGAATACATGGATAACTGGAATGACGTGAAAACAGGGGAAACCTATGTAATTGTCAGCAAAAACGAAGGTGTGGTTTATAAACGTGCAGGAAACCGTTTTAAAGAAAATAAGGAATTGAAACTGATCTCGGATAACAAGCTGTATGACCCTTACCAGGTTCCTGCCGAAGATATACTTGAAATCTGGAAAGCAAAGGCTTATATCAGCTCTTCACTGCCTGATGCCACGCCGGAACCCACTATGGAGACCCTGACTAATATGATGTCTCAGATGCAGAAATCACTTTCTCAGATGAACAAAAACTAA
- the rplT gene encoding 50S ribosomal protein L20 has protein sequence MPRSVNAVASRRRRKKVLNMAKGYWGSRSKVFTVAKNTVEKGLQYAYRDRKVKKREFRGLWIQRINAGARQYGISYSQFIGKLAAKNVGLNRKVLADLAMNHPEAFKAVIDTVK, from the coding sequence ATGCCACGTTCGGTAAACGCAGTAGCTTCGAGAAGAAGACGGAAAAAAGTCCTTAATATGGCCAAAGGCTATTGGGGATCAAGAAGTAAAGTATTCACTGTTGCCAAAAACACGGTTGAAAAAGGTTTGCAATATGCATACCGTGACCGTAAAGTTAAGAAAAGAGAATTCCGCGGTTTGTGGATTCAACGTATTAACGCTGGTGCTCGTCAGTACGGAATTTCTTACTCTCAGTTCATTGGTAAATTAGCAGCTAAAAATGTTGGTTTAAACCGTAAGGTTTTAGCTGATTTAGCTATGAATCATCCAGAAGCTTTCAAAGCAGTAATTGATACAGTTAAATAG
- the rpmI gene encoding 50S ribosomal protein L35 translates to MPKMKTNSSAKKRFSLTGTGKIARKNAYKSHILTKMSTKRKRNLGHTSMVSAADMGNVKRMLAIGK, encoded by the coding sequence ATGCCAAAAATGAAAACCAATTCCAGTGCTAAAAAGCGTTTTTCGCTTACTGGAACAGGTAAAATCGCTAGAAAAAACGCATACAAAAGTCACATTTTAACAAAAATGTCTACTAAACGTAAGCGTAATTTGGGTCACACCTCAATGGTGTCAGCTGCTGATATGGGCAACGTTAAGCGTATGCTTGCTATCGGTAAATAA
- the infC gene encoding translation initiation factor IF-3 — translation MALGRPGFNRGPRPPFKKKEAEHNINQFIRAQEVRLAGDNVEPGIYPLAKALALADELELDLVEISPNAVPPVCRIIDYSKFVYEQKKKQKEIKANAKQTIIKEIRFGPNTNDHDFQFKLKHAVSFLENGEKVRAYVHFKGRAIVYKEQGEILLLKFAQALEDIGKVELLPKLEGKRMFLTLAPKVAKK, via the coding sequence TTGGCATTAGGCAGACCAGGATTTAACAGGGGACCACGTCCTCCTTTTAAGAAAAAAGAAGCAGAACATAATATTAATCAGTTTATCAGAGCCCAGGAGGTTAGATTAGCTGGCGATAATGTTGAACCGGGGATTTATCCTTTGGCAAAAGCTTTAGCCCTTGCCGATGAACTGGAGTTGGACCTGGTAGAAATATCACCAAATGCAGTTCCACCGGTTTGTAGAATAATCGATTACAGCAAGTTTGTTTACGAACAAAAGAAAAAGCAGAAAGAGATTAAGGCTAATGCAAAACAAACCATTATTAAGGAGATCCGTTTCGGACCTAATACTAATGATCATGATTTTCAGTTTAAACTGAAACATGCAGTTAGTTTCCTTGAAAATGGAGAGAAAGTAAGAGCTTATGTACATTTCAAAGGTAGAGCGATCGTTTACAAAGAGCAGGGAGAGATCTTATTGCTTAAGTTCGCACAGGCTTTGGAAGATATAGGAAAAGTTGAGCTTTTACCTAAATTAGAGGGTAAACGTATGTTTTTAACGCTTGCTCCAAAAGTTGCAAAAAAATAA